The following are encoded together in the Poseidonibacter lekithochrous genome:
- the dnaA gene encoding chromosomal replication initiator protein DnaA: protein MTHKDFLALIQKEATSIDYDRYLKQLTYKKISSDENLAVFEVSNKYIASWIKSKYTGVIQQCFEQYDGTKPKVEIKIAGEKKSKKEIIQEQVKNETAESTILNPSYTFNSFVVGPSNQMAYNASLAVSNKPGTQYNPLFIYGGTGLGKTHLLQAVGNAAIEKGQTVIYVTIEQFMNDFTFSIKNKNMEHFRSKYRKCDVLLIDDIQFLSGKEQTQEEFFHTFNELHNAKKQIVMTSDRLPSQIAGLVDRLKSRFEWGLTADIQLPGLETKIAIIEKKSDLNGIALTREIINFIATNLDNSIREIEGVLIRINASASLLNQEISLDMVQNLLKEQIKETKENIKLPDVIDIVARELNIKPSDIKSKKRTATVANARRVVIYLARELTHNSMPDIAKFLGMKDHSSISHNIKKANELIEKDENFKLIIENLKNKIINKEW from the coding sequence ATGACACACAAAGATTTTTTAGCACTTATTCAAAAAGAAGCCACTTCTATAGATTATGATAGATACCTAAAGCAGCTTACATACAAAAAAATCTCATCTGATGAGAATCTAGCTGTATTCGAAGTATCTAATAAATATATAGCTTCATGGATAAAGAGCAAATACACAGGAGTAATCCAACAATGTTTTGAGCAATACGATGGTACTAAACCAAAAGTAGAAATCAAGATTGCCGGTGAAAAAAAATCGAAAAAAGAAATAATCCAAGAACAAGTTAAAAACGAAACTGCTGAAAGTACGATACTAAATCCATCATATACTTTCAATTCGTTTGTTGTTGGACCTTCTAACCAAATGGCCTATAATGCGTCACTTGCAGTATCAAATAAACCTGGAACTCAGTATAACCCACTATTTATTTACGGTGGTACTGGTCTTGGTAAAACTCACCTTTTACAAGCAGTTGGAAATGCTGCAATTGAAAAAGGTCAAACAGTAATTTACGTAACAATTGAGCAGTTTATGAATGACTTTACATTCTCAATTAAAAATAAAAATATGGAACACTTTAGATCTAAGTATAGAAAGTGTGATGTTTTATTAATTGATGATATACAGTTCCTTTCAGGGAAAGAACAAACTCAAGAAGAGTTCTTCCATACCTTTAATGAACTTCATAATGCAAAAAAACAAATTGTTATGACATCAGATAGACTTCCTTCTCAAATAGCAGGACTTGTAGATAGGCTAAAATCGCGGTTTGAGTGGGGTTTAACGGCTGATATTCAACTTCCAGGGTTAGAGACAAAAATTGCTATTATAGAGAAAAAGTCTGATTTAAATGGTATTGCTCTTACAAGAGAAATCATTAATTTCATTGCAACAAACCTTGATAATTCTATTAGAGAAATAGAAGGTGTACTAATTAGAATTAATGCATCAGCTTCTTTATTAAATCAAGAAATTAGTTTAGATATGGTTCAAAACCTATTAAAAGAGCAAATAAAAGAAACAAAAGAAAACATCAAATTACCCGATGTTATCGATATTGTAGCACGTGAGCTTAATATCAAACCAAGTGATATCAAATCTAAGAAAAGAACAGCAACAGTAGCTAATGCTAGAAGAGTTGTAATATATTTAGCAAGAGAATTAACACATAATTCTATGCCTGATATTGCTAAGTTCTTAGGTATGAAAGATCACTCATCAATTTCTCATAATATTAAAAAAGCAAATGAGTTAATTGAGAAAGATGAAAACTTTAAATTAATTATTGAAAATTTAAAGAATAAAATTATAAATAAGGAGTGGTAA